CCTCAGGCCCCACAGCTGCTTCAGAAGGAAGCTTCTTCGATGATCACTATCTGTAGTCTTTGAGCAAGTGTGAACACCTGATAATGTTGTCAGAGAACAGGCCAGGTGGAGaaagaattagaattttaataCAGCCAACAGGAGTAGGGAATCATAACTGATTCCCTTtaaggaagcagcagaggaagTCTGGTTAGGCCCTTGAGAGGCAGGCTTGCAACACCTGGCCTCCCCAGGTCGGGCCTCAAGCCATGAGACTTCCCCTGGTCGCCATAAGCTCCAGTTTTGCACATCTGGAGACTGGGTATAATAGCAGGGACCAACCTCACCAAGCAGTTATGAGGATTCCAGTGAAATCAGGcatatgtatttgtcaaaacccagcAAATGTCACTCAAGGCTTGTGCATTTTGTGAGAAAAAGAGGACCCCACATACAAATATTGAACTTCCGATTCATAAATGCATAATGAAGTGTTTGGAGGCAAAGTGCACTGATATCTGCAACTGACTTATATGTTAAAAGACAGTGAATGGGTGGCTGGATAGAGAGATAAATGGATAGAAGTATGATGTAGAAATATGGTGAAATCATTGTAAGTTCTAGGTGGTGGACATATGGATGTCCactgtaaacttttttttatgtttgaaatttttcatagttAAAGGGAAATATTTGGTGAAAGCAAAATCATTAGCACAGTCATTAAACGGAATTATAATTCTTAATGGATGAATTGCAAATTGCATATCTAAGGGGAAGTGGATTACAATCTTAATATAATAATAGCCAGTAATTGATGCATGTGGGGTTCTGAActgtgaacatttattttaaaaatgattagcaTGATTAAATAAATCACTCCATCTCATTTAAATCTTACACCAGTCACGTGAGGGATCTGCATTTTACATTCGAGAATTGAAGTTCTGAGAAGGGACAAAAGACCAGAATTTAGGGCAGGAAAAGAGTTCCAGGCTAAACTGATTTGCAGATGAGCCACCCGCGGATCACCCGCACTTTCTTGGCGATTCTCGCGCCGGAACTTTTGTAGTTTACGCACACCAACCCTCAACCTCAACGCCCCGCTCCCTTAGTACCCGCCCCGCTGGCCCCGCCCCTGGACAGAGCCATTCTTATTCTGCCTTCAATCGGGGTGACTTGGCCCTATCTCGGCCTAAGCCCTGCCGCTGGAGGGCTCTGAACCAATCGGCGTGGGCGGGTATGTCCCTGATCTCTCAAGCCTCGCCCCCGGGCTCTTTATCCAGGCAGCTTCCGCCAAAACGCCTCAGAGCCACGCGGCGCTCCATGAGGTCTGTTCTTGGCTAACAGCTGTTACCTCTCGGGATCCCGGACCGCCGCCGCCTTCGGCACCCAGGGGACTGGTTCTTCCCTCCCCGGCCCAGAAGCCTGGCTCCGCTCTTCCTGGAGCTCTGTCCTCCGGCCCCCAGACAGGCTCCCCAGCCTTCGGTTTCCAGGACCCAGGCACCCCGGGTCCCCGACGCCCGGATCAAGGAGTCTCGGATCTGCGCCACCGAGACATAACTAGCCTCTTGAAGACCTCCGCCTCCTTGACGTCTTCAGCCTTCCGGTGCCAAGGACCCCAGGTTCCAGCTTGAGAAACTTAACCCCGAGTGCCAAGAACCCCAGGTACTCCCACCTCCCAGCTTTTGAGCGCCAAACACAGCCTGGAAGAGTAGAGGAGCCCCAGCGTCCAGCCTAGTGAATTTCAAACACTCCAGCTTCCGAGAGCCAAGGAACCTAGGCTCTGTGAACTCACAACTCCAAGGAACCCTCCGAAGTTCCAGCCTCCAGGCTCCGTTAACTCAGTTCTAGGGAAAGTCAGCGTCCCGGGAAGGAGCCTTAAGCGCTCCTAAGCGCTCCCAGCTTCCAGGCGCTAAGGAACCCCGGGGCGATCATCATGGTGGCCGATTCACCTAAAGGAGACTCCAAAGCGTACGCGGCGGCGGCGCCCACCGCCAACGGTGCCTCGGCGTTGGTTCCTCTAGAGGACCCAGGCGCAGCAAAAGGCGGCAGCTGCGGCTCCCGGAACCAGGTGTGCCGCTGCCTTCGAGCCAACCTGCTGGTGCTGCTGACGGTGGTGGCGGTGGTCTTGGGCGTggcgctggggctgggggtgtcgGGGGCCGGCGGCGCACTAGCGCTGGGCCCCGCGCGCCTGGCTGCCTTCGCCTTCCCTGGCGAGTTGCTGCTGCGCCTCCTAAGGATGATCATCTTGCCGTTGGTGGTGTGCAGCCTGATCGGTGGCGCCGCCAGCCTGGACCCGAGCGCGCTCGGCCGTCTGGGCGCCTGGGCGCTGCTATTTTTCTTGGTCACCACAATACTAGCTTCTGCGCTCGGCGTGGGTTTGGCGCTCGCGCTGCAGCCGGGAGCCGCTTTCGCAGCTATCAACGCCTCGGTTGGAGCCTTCGGCTCGGTGCAAGAAGCCCCCAGCAAGGAGGTGCTCGATTCGTTCCTGGATCTTGTGAGGTCAGACCCTGCCCCCTCCGCGGAGGAATAGGGGGAAGGGGGTGCTTCAGCCACGTGGGGAGGGGACGTGTGTTAGAGTTGGCGGGAGTCTCCAAGTGGACTGGAGCGAGGTTTGGGGATATTCCTCAGGGCCTCAGGAAAACGGGGTGGAATAGTTGGGGGAGGTCTGGCCCCTTGAGGGTCAGGATGCAAAGGGTGAGACAGACTCCTAGAGGAGGCTTCTTAAGGCAGGATCTTGCTACATAATTGGGACCCCACAGGAGGGCGATAGGCAAGGAAGTCTTATAGAGGGAGAAGGAATAAGGCTTGAGGGGTTGGGGGTACATAAGAGGGTCACTCCTGTGAGGGGAGAGGATCCAGAGGGGAACTTGGAAGGGGATCTGGGGTGGCTAAGAGCCCCAGGTTGGGGCTTCTGGATAAAGATTTAAGTCCAGTGTCTAGATAAAATTTGGGGAGCCCTGGATGAGGAGCAACTCCCAGACACTCTTCCCAGTCTGAGGGTTCCCGACACCACGTGTCACCCTGACAAAGCCAGGTccttttctcagcctcctttcctcACCCAGTTCAGCTGGGCTGGACCCTTTATATGTCCCTGGTAGTCTGTCCACCTCTGCAAACTTTTCATCCCATTTCCGACTCTGTCTGGTCCCCGGCCACCCTCCCCCACACTAGGCTGCCCAGAATGGGGGTAGATActtttccttctggcttctgcTCCCCTCCGCCAAAATGGCTCTCCCCGCTTCTAAGGAGGGCATTCTGCTGGGTCCAGATGGCCTTTCCTTTGAGGCTTACTGATTCAGTGTCTCCAGGTGGGTTGGGGACTTCCTGAAAGTAGGGGAAGGAAATGATATGTCATGGAACAGGGTTCCCCCAGCCTCTTGGGGCACCAGTGCAGGCTGAGATGGAAGACTCCAGGGAGGCTTGGTGTCCAGAAGTTACAGTGGGTGGGCACCTCCTGGATGAGGGAGATTAGCTGGGTCCTGACCCAGCCCTGGTTGTCCTAGGGGGTTACAGGGCAGACAGGCACACCCTCTCGAAGGCTGTTTGTGTGTACAGGCTATCCCCTTGTGCCAAAAGAGATGTCATTCTCTTGGCCAGCCACTTAATGACTTAGCTGGAACATCCCTCAGAGCCACACAGCTTTATAAGCAGCTGACACGCAGCTGGACACACTCAGCGACAGCTGTGGCATCTCACACTGACTCGCGAGCTTatactaacacacacacacaggaaactaACACCTCTTTAGCACAAATAGCCACTCATAGATGGGCACATACATACTCACATACACACCAACCAGGCCACACACCACAGGGTTGCACATATCTGGACACTAAACCGCATCCCCCCAACCAGATACCAACCCTTGACAAACTGTTAACCAACCACCACTGACAGCTGTACACCCGCCACATTGGTCGAGCAGGGTGTTGAGGTTAGGATTATAGAGCCAGCTggctgggttcaagtcccagctctgccacttcctagccaGGCAGTTTTCTTCACCTtcagtgcttcagtttcctttcctgtgaaatggggataatggtacATGGTCCTGAGGGCTGTTGCGGGGATTCAATGAGTTGATTtatttaaagcacttagcacagcgcCAGGAGATACCTTTGCTGTTATTTTTGTCTCACCCCGAGACACACGGGGTCCTTGTCGCTCAGTGGGGATGAATGCACGCCACTGCACACGTAGTCACACTCAGACACCCTCATACGAAAGCCGCGTAAACACAGACGCACATTCATGACAACACAGCCATACTTGTGGCTTTCTTACTACCCCTTCCTGGCACACTCAGATCTTCCCCACACCccaccagccaccagccagcCCTTTTCTGACGCCTCCAGGGGGAAGTAGCTGATGCAAGATGTCCAGGGTGTTAAGTGTGCTGCTGGGGTGGAGCTGAGGCCCCGTAGCCCTGCCCCGGCCTACCTTGGGAAGCTAACATTCCTCACCCTCAATCAACCTTCCCTTGAGGCTAGAACACGAGCCTCCTGGGACCCTAGGAGTCCAGCTCAGACTCCCCACACCTGGAAAGAGGTGCAGATCCAGGTCCATCTCTGCCAGGCCGAACCTGGCTGAGGCATTAGGGGGAGACACATTTGGGTACAAATGGGGCCTTCAAGTTTCTCCCCAACCAGAGGCAAACCCAGCCCCCCTGACCCCCCTGACCTCCTCCTGTGGTATCTAATACTCCCCCCATGTCTATCTCTGCAGAAATATCTTCCCCTCCAACCTGGTGTCCGCAGCCTTTCGCTCAGTGAGTCCTCGGGGGTGTCcctcagggtggagggtgggcagggagggagacgGCCAGTTGCAGCCCCTCGGTGCCTGATTTGGGGCAGTACCTGGAAAAACACACAGGCCCAGATATTTATGGGCAATATTGCAGGGTTCCTGGGTGACTTCTGAATGAAACCCATCCACGCCCCTCTGGAGTTCtaattctagctgtgtgacccttaGCAAATGCCTTTACCACTGTGTGCCTCAGCTTCCGCCTCTAGAAAATGGGGGTATGAATTATCCTACCACAGCAGGGTTGCCAGCGGGATAGAATGAGGTCACATTTAAGGGATGCTTAGGGCAGACTTGGAGCATCATCAGTGCCAGGATGGAGTTGGGGGAGCCTTGAAGACAGTTGATACTGACTCTTtccaacccctcctcccctctgcagtATGCTACCTCCTATAAGGAGATACCATTTGATGAAACCCTGGTGAAGGTAAGAGCAGCGGATGGGTGGTGGGGGCCCCACCCTATGGCCCATCCTcttgattttttcattttgttcttatcCCAGTCTTATATGCCCTTGGGGTATTCTGACATTTGCTGTGCTATTTGTTTTAAActctctgcagcccctccccaattcctatcttttcttcctttctagaatCTCCATtttgctctctcttctccctccccacagccacgCCTGGGTCCAgactcttcttttccccttttccccaaCCCTAACTTGCCCTGGCCTCCTTCCTGATCTGctccaggcccccccccccccgccccaaccccTACTTCAGCCTGGCAGCTCCAGTGGTCTTTTCAAAGCACGGACCTGACCCGGCCCCTCTCACGCCTAAAGCCCTGACATGCTCCCTGGTGCCCTTGGAAGAAAGCCCAGGCTCCTCGCCACAGTCCACAGGGCCCTATGAGGTCCggccctgcccagctgcccaccCAGCCTCATCTTGTGACTTTGCTCGGCCCATTCCACTCCAGCCACTGTGAATTTCTGTTCTTTGAGCACCTAAGTTAGAGTCATTTCTAGGTTGTCGCATATTGTTACCTCTCTCTAGAATCTTCTAGACCCCTCTTTTTATCTGATTTACTCTTACTGTTCTCCAGGTCTCAGCCCCTGCCTCcggaagccctccctgatttcCCTCCAAGCTTGGCAGTACCACCCTCCTCAGTTCCTACATTCCCTTGGGTTCTCCCATTCTAGCCCTTCCCACTCTGGGTGGTCCTTGGTGACAGGTCTATTTCTCCTGGACCTGGACCTGGGAGGAAGGAGCCCGAAGAACTGTCTTATCACTGCTGGGTCCCAGCAGTGCCCAGGACAGGCCCTCGGTGACTGTATTGGTTGACTGATCGGCCCCTCCCGTCCCCATCTGTTCTTGCCCAAAGGTGCCTGTGGGGGGTGAAGTGGAGGGTATGAACATCCTAGGACTGGTGGTGTTTGCCATCGTCTTCGGCGTGGCCCTGCGGAAGCTGGGGCCTGAAGGAGAGCTGCTCATCCGTTTCTTCAACTCCTTCAATGACGCCACTATGGTGCTGGTCTCCTGGATCATGTGGTAGGTGGCGGGGtctgggggtgtggggtggggcgaCCCTCTGTCTGCTCCTTGGAGCCAGATGGCCTAAATTCAAACCCTGCGTCGACTCTtccttggctgtgtgactttggacaagtgacttaactctctctgtgcctccatttcctcgtctataaaatgagaaCTGTATTCCATGAGAGCTAAG
This region of Camelus ferus isolate YT-003-E chromosome 9, BCGSAC_Cfer_1.0, whole genome shotgun sequence genomic DNA includes:
- the SLC1A5 gene encoding LOW QUALITY PROTEIN: neutral amino acid transporter B(0) (The sequence of the model RefSeq protein was modified relative to this genomic sequence to represent the inferred CDS: deleted 1 base in 1 codon): MVADSPKGDSKAYAAAAPTANGASALVPLEDPGAAKGGSCGSRNQVCRCLRANLLVLLTVVAVVLGVALGLGVSGAGGALALGPARLAAFAFPGELLLRLLRMIILPLVVCSLIGGAASLDPSALGRLGAWALLFFLVTTILASALGVGLALALQPGAAFAAINASVGAFGSVQEAPSKEVLDSFLDLVRNIFPSNLVSAAFRSYATSYKEIPFDETLVKVPVGGEVEGMNILGLVVFAIVFGVALRKLGPEGELLIRFFNSFNDATMVLVSWIMWYAPVGIMFLVAGKIVEMEDVGMLFTSLGKYILCCLLGHTIHGFLVLPFIYFLFTRKNPYRFLWGIMTPLATAFGTSSSSATLPLMMKCVEEKNGVAKHISRFILPIGATVNMDGAALFQCVAAVFIAQLNQQSLDFVKIITILVTATASSVGAAGIPAGGVLTLAIILEAVNLPVHDISLILAVDWLVDRSCTVLNVEGDAFGAGLLQNYVDRTECRSSVPELIQVKSETPLPVPAEEGNPLLKTIRDLLGMLTPVRRNQSCKSQ